GAATGGCCTGACTGATGAATTTCACCCAACCCAACTTTTGGCTGATTTAATGACGATGCAAGAGCACAGCCAAAAGCCTCTTTCTGAGATCAAATTTGCCTATTTAGGCGATGCCCGCAATAACATGGGCAATACCCTGCTGGAAGCAGCCGCATTGACGGGTATGGATCTCCGATTGATCGCTCCAAGCACCTGCTGGCCTGACGAAAATTTGGTTACAGAATGCCAAAAACAGGCGGAAAAAACTGGCGGTCAGATCACCTTGACAGAAGATATTACGCAAGGTGTAAAAGGAGTCGATTTTCTGTATACCGATGTTTGGGTATCGATGGGTGAAGCGAAATCAGTCTGGCAAGAACGAATTGCATTACTGAAACCCTATCAGGTCAATATGGATGTTGTGAAACACACAGGAAACCCAGAAGTTAAGTTCCTGCATTGCCTGCCCGCCTTCCATGATGAAGAGACGATACTTGGTAAGCAACTGGCAGAGGAATTTAATTTATATGGTGGTTTGGAAGTTACTAATGAAGTGTTTGAATCAAAACACAGTATTGTGTTTGATCAGGCTGAAAACCGAATGCATACCATTAAGGCAGTGATGATAGCAACGCTGGTGGAAAACCCCGTGTTGTAATGGTTGATTCATATTTTTCGTCCGCTCGTCCTGCAAAAACCACAATACCAATTTACCCAACTTGCTTGGCTCCCGTATCTCCAAATAAGTTGGGTATTCTTCATTGATTTTCAGTTAAAAATCAAAAAATAGTTATATAACTATGCACAAATTTCCAATATATTGATAGTCATCACATTAAACAAAAACAACATAACCATTTGATTAATATGAAAAATAACATATTTAAGAAAAATTTTTCTACAAATTGAAAAGATTTAGTTACTTTTTAGAAAATTTTTTCAATTTCCATATGCCATATTATTTCTAAAAAGTGCAATGTTTTTCTTAAAAAATATTAATAACCAATTTATAGGACTGCAAAAATGATAAAAAATATAGCCACAGCATTAATCCACGGCGGAAAACAGCAGGACAAAGAGAATCATGCTATTTTCCCACCCATTACAACAGCCAGTACTTTTGTACAGAAAGATTTATCTGAACATGGTGAATACTGTTATTCTCGTTGCAGTAACCCAACACGTTATGCCTATGAAACATTATTAGCCGAAATAGAAAATGGTATTTACGCAACTGCAACCGCATCTGGAGTAGCAGCCGCGGCTTTAGTCTTGAACTTGTTACCTAAAGAATCCCACATTATTGCGATGAAAGGGGTTTATGGCGGTACATTTCGTTTATTTGAACGGGTAGCGATTGAAAATAATGGTCATCAGTTTGACTATGTCGACTTAAATAACCTCACTGAAGTTGAATCTAAAATAAAAGATAATACTCGATTAATTTGGATAGAAAGCCCAACTAATCCATTATTAGAATTAGTTGATATCAAACGTATTTGTGCATTCGCGAAAAATTACAATCTCTTAACTTGTGTTGATAATACATTTGCAACCGCATGGAATCAAAAACCCCTCGAATTAGGGGCAGATCTTGTGATGCTATCTACAAGTAAATATATTGGTGGTCATTCGGATCTTATTGGTGGTGCGGTTATTACCCATCGGAATGATTTAGCTGATAGGTTAGATTTCTTAAAAACGACCACAGGCGCCATTGCGTCTCCCTTTGATGCCTATTTAGCACTACGTGGATTAAAGACATTAGCATTAAGAATGTCAGCACAATGCGCTAATGCCCTTGAAGTTGCCAATTTTCTTCAATCTCATCCAAACATTGAACAAGTCTATTATCCTGGCTTACCCACTCACCCGCATTATTCCATTTGCCAGCAGCAAATGCGCGCAGGTGGTGCTGTCGTTACAATTAAATTAAAAGGCGATCTGGAAGACACAAAGAGATTTTTAAGCAAATTACGCTATTTTGTTTTAGCAGAATCTCTCGGTGGTGTAGAAAGTATGGTTAACCATTCTGCAACGATGTCACATGGCTCAATGACAAAAGAAGAACGTGAAGAGATTGGTATTTATGATACTGTATTACGCTTATCAGTTGGGATTGAAGATATTCACGATTTATTGGCTGATCTTGAAAAAGCATTAGAATAAATTTACTTAGTATAAAAAATAACAAAAAATAAGGTGAGTAAAAAATGAATGATTACGGTATTTGGACCATCATTACTCCTGTTGTCACAATTATTTTGGCTATATTTACACGTCAGGTTATATTATCTCTACTACTTGGGATATTAGTCGGATTTACTGTCATTAATGACCATCATATTATTTTGGGTATACAAGGTACTATTGAAGGTATTATTGATACCTTTTCCTCCTCAAGCAATACAAAAACCATCATATTTATGTTGATGATTGGTGGAATAATGCGGCTTGTGGTTGTTACAGGTGGCGTACGATCCTTAGTTCGGTTACTAACGGATAAAACACAACTTATTGAAAATAAAAAATCCGTTCAATTTTTGGCAATGATAATTACATCATTAATTTTCATTGAAAGCTCAATTAACCAATTAATTGCTGGAGCATCAACAAAAAAATTAGCTAGAAATTACGGTATTCCACCAGAAAAAATGTCTTACATTATTCAGACATCCTGCGTTTCTGTGTGTTCTTCTGCCATGATTAATGGTTGGGGTGCCGCAATGATGGGTGTTATCGGTGTGCAAATTTCCAGAGGATTAATCAGCGGCGAGCCATTTGATATTCTGGCGGGTTCTATGGTTTATAATATTATGGCTTGGTTATCGCTGGCCTCTGTCTTGTTTTATATTTTTTCTAATGTTTCTTGGGGGCCAATGAAAACGGCAGAAATACGAGCCTTACATGAACATTTAAATAGTGATATTGAAGACAAACATAGTGAAGATAGTGATGATATTATTGAACATCCCAACTGCCATACTTCATTAAACTTTTTCATTCCTATTTTATCGACGGTATTAATGCTTCCCATTGCCCTCTATATCACAGGTGATGGTAATTTTAGTAAAGGCAGTGGGTCAACCTCTATCTATTGGAGTGTTATGTTTGGAACCACTGTCTCTTTTTTCTGGTTCTTATTACGCCGCGTTTTAACTATCGAAAGCTTTTTTAAAGAGCTCTATATTGGTTATGCCAGCATGATAAAAATAAGCTCTGTCATGGTATTGGCATTTTTAATGGGCAACGTTTCTGCTGACTTAAATACCGGTGCCTATATTGCACAAATGACTTCTGGTATCATTCCGGCAGGTTTTTCCATCGGTTTTATTTTCCTGATTAGTTCCGTCATGTCATTGGCTACGGGCACCTCATGGGGAACGTTCGCAATTATGATCCCTATTGGGGTACAGCTAGGTATTTCAGTGGGTATGCCTCCTGAGTATATGATTGGTGCTGCTGTTGCCGGTTCTATTTTTGGTGATATGACGTCACCAATTTCCAGCGATGCTATCGTTGCATCAATGGCAACAGATTGTGACCATATTGAGCATATTCGGACTCAAATGCCATATGCGTTGGTTACTGCAAGTTTCGCCTTCGTAATCTATCTTTATTTAGGTTTTACTTATTAATTCATACTCCGCTGAGGATAATATGTCTTTAAAAGAAAATTTAGCAAAATTTACCCGCATCGATTTAATTAAAAATACAACCATGATGGATAAATTGGAGAATTTATCACACTATTTAGGGCGTGATGTTTATATTAAGAGAGATGATTTAACTCCTTTGGCAATGGGTGGGAATAAATTACGTAAATTGGAATATATTATTGCTGATGCATTACAAAAAAAGGCTAAAATTATTGTTACCGCTGGAGCAATTCAATCAAACCATGTACGTCAAACAGCGGCTATTGCGGCAAAATATGGTCTAAGATGTGTTGCTTTATTAGAAAATCCAATCCAAAATCAGGATAGTAATTTTCTCAATAATGGTAATAAACTATTGACGGAGTTATTCAATACTCAATGTGTCATGTGTGATGAATTGACCGATCCAAATAGGCAAATGGAGGAATTGATTGATCAACTCAATCTTGAAGATGCTTATATTGTTCCTGTCGGTGGTTCCAATGCGCTTGGTTCATTAGGTTATGTGCGTTGTGCATTAGAAATTGCCGAGCAGCGCCCAAAAGATGTAGATTTTGCTGCCGTGATTGTCGCTTCTGGAAGTGCAGGAACACATGCAGGGTTGGCAATCGGGTTACATTCTGTACTCCCTCAAACACCGGTTATTGGCGTCACTGTCTCACGAGTTACAACCGAGCAAGCACCGAAAGTGAGTCAATTACAGCAAGAAATCAGCTCACTCTTAGGCCAAACAACCTGTCCAGATGTTCTTTTGTGGGACAATTATTTCGCTCCTATGTATGGCATGCCGAATAAAAAAGGGTCAGATGCCATTACATTATTAGCACAAAAAGAGGGAATTTTATTAGATCCCGTCTATACCGGAAAAGCGATGGCTGGGTTAATTGATAATGTATTGAATAATACCATTGAAAGCCGGAAACCATTGCTTTTTGTGCATACGGGCGGGGCTCCTGCATTGTTTGCTTATTCTTCTATAAGCGCAATATAGTCTTACAGAAAAAACAGCTATCTTTTTAGCTGTTTTTTCCAGTTTAATGAG
The sequence above is drawn from the Xenorhabdus ishibashii genome and encodes:
- the argF gene encoding ornithine carbamoyltransferase encodes the protein MNPFFQRSFLRLLDITPTEIHTLLTFSHALKANKKSGLESRLLTGKNIALIFEKDSTRTRCAFEVAAHDQGANVTYLSPNGSQIGHKESIKDTARVLGRLYDGIQYRGHGQKIVETLAQYAGIPVWNGLTDEFHPTQLLADLMTMQEHSQKPLSEIKFAYLGDARNNMGNTLLEAAALTGMDLRLIAPSTCWPDENLVTECQKQAEKTGGQITLTEDITQGVKGVDFLYTDVWVSMGEAKSVWQERIALLKPYQVNMDVVKHTGNPEVKFLHCLPAFHDEETILGKQLAEEFNLYGGLEVTNEVFESKHSIVFDQAENRMHTIKAVMIATLVENPVL
- a CDS encoding trans-sulfuration enzyme family protein; amino-acid sequence: MIKNIATALIHGGKQQDKENHAIFPPITTASTFVQKDLSEHGEYCYSRCSNPTRYAYETLLAEIENGIYATATASGVAAAALVLNLLPKESHIIAMKGVYGGTFRLFERVAIENNGHQFDYVDLNNLTEVESKIKDNTRLIWIESPTNPLLELVDIKRICAFAKNYNLLTCVDNTFATAWNQKPLELGADLVMLSTSKYIGGHSDLIGGAVITHRNDLADRLDFLKTTTGAIASPFDAYLALRGLKTLALRMSAQCANALEVANFLQSHPNIEQVYYPGLPTHPHYSICQQQMRAGGAVVTIKLKGDLEDTKRFLSKLRYFVLAESLGGVESMVNHSATMSHGSMTKEEREEIGIYDTVLRLSVGIEDIHDLLADLEKALE
- a CDS encoding Na+/H+ antiporter NhaC family protein gives rise to the protein MNDYGIWTIITPVVTIILAIFTRQVILSLLLGILVGFTVINDHHIILGIQGTIEGIIDTFSSSSNTKTIIFMLMIGGIMRLVVVTGGVRSLVRLLTDKTQLIENKKSVQFLAMIITSLIFIESSINQLIAGASTKKLARNYGIPPEKMSYIIQTSCVSVCSSAMINGWGAAMMGVIGVQISRGLISGEPFDILAGSMVYNIMAWLSLASVLFYIFSNVSWGPMKTAEIRALHEHLNSDIEDKHSEDSDDIIEHPNCHTSLNFFIPILSTVLMLPIALYITGDGNFSKGSGSTSIYWSVMFGTTVSFFWFLLRRVLTIESFFKELYIGYASMIKISSVMVLAFLMGNVSADLNTGAYIAQMTSGIIPAGFSIGFIFLISSVMSLATGTSWGTFAIMIPIGVQLGISVGMPPEYMIGAAVAGSIFGDMTSPISSDAIVASMATDCDHIEHIRTQMPYALVTASFAFVIYLYLGFTY
- a CDS encoding D-cysteine desulfhydrase — its product is MSLKENLAKFTRIDLIKNTTMMDKLENLSHYLGRDVYIKRDDLTPLAMGGNKLRKLEYIIADALQKKAKIIVTAGAIQSNHVRQTAAIAAKYGLRCVALLENPIQNQDSNFLNNGNKLLTELFNTQCVMCDELTDPNRQMEELIDQLNLEDAYIVPVGGSNALGSLGYVRCALEIAEQRPKDVDFAAVIVASGSAGTHAGLAIGLHSVLPQTPVIGVTVSRVTTEQAPKVSQLQQEISSLLGQTTCPDVLLWDNYFAPMYGMPNKKGSDAITLLAQKEGILLDPVYTGKAMAGLIDNVLNNTIESRKPLLFVHTGGAPALFAYSSISAI